A genomic window from Anthonomus grandis grandis chromosome 4, icAntGran1.3, whole genome shotgun sequence includes:
- the LOC126734999 gene encoding cyclic nucleotide-binding domain-containing protein 2-like: MSTRKRPPPGLSPEQKKARDNKARRRFKAYVRLVMANLFWLGDLDDSLGENVMLNIHKLTKKKIKKSTLTTKEKIILSKPKEDRTEEEKHLLNRAIGGLKVFRRYPPNVKSQLAAVTYFVYIGPDRVIVKQDHAPSAMYFLLSGEGVVTVRTYDKMLKEWIEEEHGTVGPGTMFGEVALIHGISRTATITTTMPCELLMIKKEDFNIVLKETVWKAWEESTRIINRYSYFKNWDTVTKRECSIISRTKTYCPDEVVLGDNIGLPAYSYLITKGTCSIIEHLQVMVTKKDGIKHHKLVIFEGETCVVVRNKKSQKGKCSSKGKGLSSILGLKTKSSQLGIQQSSSGKLNQYSNSVFEINESNIENHFMKVCELSEGAIFNIGETFERRRVVAQTNVNCLLIPRYWLIKMNKDNIWNRVQQYLNKNIPSTQKIYQEWLKEKKFVAYRKMLVQDILANKRVSNTNCIHNVPYSIRIKENAD, translated from the exons atgtcaactcGAAAAAGGCCACCACCGGGGCTCAGCCCCGAGCAAAAAAAAGCTCGAGATAACAAAGCTCGTAGACGATTTAAAGCATATGTTCGTCTTGTTATGGCCAACCTTTTTTGGTTGGGGGACCTGGACGACAGTCTGGGGGAAAATGTGATGTTAAATATTCACAAGCTAACCAAGAAAAAGATTAAGAAGAGCACTCTTACCACTAAAGAGAAGATTATTTTGTCAAAACCTAAAGAAGACCGAACTGAAGAAGAAAAACATTTACTTAATAGAGCTATTGGAG GTCTAAAGGTTTTTAGAAGATATCCCCCAAATGTAAAGAGTCAGTTAGCCGCTGTCACTTATTTTGTCTATATTGGACCAGATCGCGTTATCGTCAAACAAGATCATGCTCCTTCAGCAATGTATTTTTTACTTTCTGGCGAAGGTGTTGTGACAGTAAGAACCTACgataaaatgttaaaagaatGGATAGAAGAAGAACATG GTACTGTTGGGCCAGGAACAATGTTTGGCGAAGTCGCTTTAATTCATGGAATTTCCAGAACTGCGACGATAACAACAACCATGCCTTGTGAACTTCTTATGATAAAGAAAGAAGACTTTAATATCGTCTTAAAAGAAACTGTGTGGAAAGCTTGGGAAGAGAGTACAAGGATTATTAACAG GTACTCTTACTTTAAAAATTGGGATACCGTAACAAAAAGAGAATGCAGTATTATATCCAGAACAAAAACTTATTGTCCCGACGAAGTCGTATTAGGAGATAACATTGGTTTACCAGCGTATTCCTACCTTATTACGAAAGGCACTTGTTCGATAATTGAACATTTACAG GTTATGGTTACAAAAAAAGACGGTATAAAGCATCACAAATTGGTTATTTTCGAAGGTGAAACATGTGTGGTTGTACGTAATAAGAAATCTCAAAAAGGAAAATGTTCCTCAAAAGGTAAAGGACTATCGTCAATATTAGGCTTGAAGACTAAGTCGTCGCAGTTAGGGATCCAACAGTCATCTTCCGGAAAGTTAAACCAGTATAGCAATTCAGTTTTCGAAATTAATGAAAGTAACATCGAAAATCATTTTATGAAAGTATGCGAGCTCTCAGAGGGAGCAATTTTTAACATTGGTGAAACTTTTGAGAGACGTCGAGTAGTGGCTCAAACGAACGTCAATTGTTTACTGATTCCGAGGTACTGGcttataaaaatgaacaaaGATAATATTTGGAATCGAGTACAgcaatatttaaacaaaaacatccCGTCCACTCAAAAGATATATCAAGAATGGCTCAAAGAAAAGAAATTCGTTGCTTATAGAAAAATGTTAGTACAGGATATTTTGGCCAATAAAAGAGTATCCAATACCAATTGCATACATAATGTGCCATATAGCATCAGAATAAAAGAAAACgctgattaa